The DNA region AGAGGTGCGCAAGGCTGAAATGTCAAGCCGTTGCATGTGTACTGCCGAGCATATCAAGGTAGAAGTTGTACAGGATGGTGCTAGTGGTATCGTGTGAATGTATAATCTCCCTGTCGTGATCTAGATATGAGAATATGGGATCGAGTTCTTTCAGAGCAGCCGTATTATATTGTTATTCATCATTTACAAAAATATATTTGAAGTTCATGTTCTGCAGGGTGTCATTTCTCTGTGTCAGATCAACTTATTGGTAGTATTTGTCATGCATTGTAAGCCCATAatacttttttatttttttggtaTCTTTAGTTTTGTCATTGTAATGACAATACAGTCATGCTAACTATGCCATCATACTGATTAATCTACAAGGAAATCCAAGCCGTTGTCCGTGTATAAACTATTTTGACTATATTTTTTTGTTAATGCAATGTTGTTTTTTACTAATTTTTTCTGTTTGTCTTCGACTATAAAAATTGGCTGATTTTGTGTGTCTCATCACCAAATCTAGTCTCCTAGCTAATGCTATGTGGCTACACATTATTGGACACAAAATCGATTGAAACAAAATAAAAGAACGCTAGATTGTCAATGAGTCACTCCCCACCCAAAAAGTGATGGATGTCATAGATATAAAAACATGAAGCATATGAATCACAACCAATATGAAATCAAACCCATCTTTCAAATTAGGCAAGAACTATTTTAGATAGCTCCATGATCTTATAACCCAGTAGTAGCCCAAAACAAAAACGTTCCTAAGAAACGACACAACAGCGGACCGGCATCTCGTAGAAGGACTTCAGCCAAAACACATGTttgattttattttttatttttcacaTTATATCCTCAGGATTATTAGCTTTAAGAAAAAAATGATAATTACGAATATATTTATATGCATATAAATATAATGTTTTGGATTTGACATACGTATTCAACATTTCAATAACTCGATCAAAACGTTGTCGAAACTACATCGATCATTTTAACTAATTAAACATTCAAAATTATTGAAAATATAGTTAGAATGTTGAACTAATATATTCATAATGTTGAAAGGTACAATCAACCATTTAAAATACTAGGCTAGATTTAACATTCTTCAAACCTAATCCAATATTTTAGAAAACTATTCCAACATATTTCATATAAATTGTTAAAATAGTATAATTAAAATGTTGAACTAGTTTGTAGGAAATGTTGACTTGTTAAAAATCAATCCGAACAACAAAATATATCCACATTGGATCTTGTTTTGTtgcttaaattataaataacatTATGGTTTAAACAGATTTATAATTTGAAAGAAAATGAATTGCCCAAATCAAAAGGAGAACCATGCTATCAGCTCATGCACTGTGCTGTCAACTCTATGCCCTCGGCTAAATACCTCTCCCGCGCATCTATCTGGTCCATTGGTTATCCTCCACATGCATCTCAAACAAAGAAGATATATACATTAAGATATATAGGAATGACCATTAGCAGCCTTACACCCAACCAAAAAGATCCAGAAGCATATATAGGCTCAAATTGTAAAAGAAATAAAGACATAACACTTCAATAATGAGCAAAAAATCATTGAGAGAGAGGGCGAATAAAAGGAAAATCGCAAAGACATCACAGCCACCCAAAAATTGACTACTGAGATGAATAAAACTTGGGGGCTTGACACAAAAAAATGTTCCATGAAGAAAATAGCTAGCACGATAAACATAGATGGGTGGGATAGGCGTTCTCCAATTCTGCAGGCAAAttaaagagagaaagagagttGATGGAATCTTGAAAAGAAATTGGAAGTGGAGAGACGAGTCTTTGGGAGGGAGTCCATTCCCAAGTGGCATTGGCTTCAGCTCCCAACGATATACTAGCTCCACATTGATGGATttgaggaagagagaagagtaGTTTTAAAGTAAGTGGTGCCAACCATGTTGAAGTATAACTAAATATGCCCGTCTCTTCTTATATCAGTTTAAGTTTTTTAGTTAAATTGATTTGTGCATGCAACTTAATAGAAAAATATTGAGGTAGTCGGAGCCGCGGGGAGTGTTGAAGTATAAGTAAATTGCCCGTCTCTTCCATCAGTTTAAGCTTTTGAGTTAAATTGGTTTGTGCATGTAACTCAATAGAAAATATTGGGATAGTCGGAGCCGTGCCCAGGGGTGGATCTAGCGGTGGGTCCGGGGGCCTCGAGCCCCTCCTACCCTAGGAATCCTATGGAGCCCCCTAAGCCCCTCCTACAAACTTGAGGAGTAAGGAGGGAAGGGAggtgggaggaggaagaagaacggAAGAGCCTTCGTAAGCTTAATCCTGCATCCGCCACTGACCGCGCCAAACACGTTTTGATGATTAGCTAAAATGCGGATGGGATAGATCCGCCTATTGGTAATTTGGTACTGCGGCAGCCACATGCTTACATGTGAATACCATGTGCATCATCTTCTTGTTTAAGAAAAAAATGCCGAGCCCCTTTTCTTTTTGGCCGAAAGCTGAGCTTTCGTGTCGTGTTTCGCACCCAACTTGGCTTGGCTAACCCCGGGTTATGATCGACGCAAGCTGGATATGAAATAATGCAATAGGAAGTCAGTCGTGCTGAATAGTTGACCTGTCAAAGTCAACGCTGCACAGTAGTCTAGTACGCCGTCGATGTTTGACCGGCCGGTCTGAAGAAAGGGACACGTTTGGGACCTGGAAATTCATGGGGGCAGATACATGATAGAGCTTTGCTACGGTACTCCGGTTACCTACTAGGAGGTAAGAGTTCAAATAAATTTGGACCGGTAAAAACTAGAAAATATAAACAATTAATTAcggaggaaaaaaaaaagaaacaacaGCATATCCTAACTACCACAGCCTCCATGCACTCCCCGCTCCTTCAGGCCAGTCTGGAGGAACATGCATGTTTGCATGTATACATGCATAacaacctctctctctctctctctcatttcgTTAGGATTCATTTGTCACCGGATAATGCATGAGAACAGATGAAAATGTGTCAATTGTTTGAAGAAAAAGAAACGAAAGGCTAGCGTGCATGCATCCAGCCATACAAAAAGTTAGCGGCTTCACGTTCTTTGTTTGCAAATACTTTTTCTTTTCAAATTCACAGGTACCATGTTACACCATATTAGTGAATCTATAAGACATTAGTAATTGCATTAGCGTTTTCAAAAACTATAAAAACAATTACATGTGGACTTAGCTCATATTgtattataaaaatattatgAAAAAAATGTTACAACTTGCCCATGTCACGTTAGGAAAAAATATTACAACTGATCCATCATATCTATTATAAGATCAATTAGATATTTAGATCACATGCCATGTCAATTTTTTCTAACAAAGCTATGTTACAAGATGCGATTGGCAAATATCACGTGAGGAAATggcaaaaagaaaaaacaaagcAAAGCGTTACATGCAATCTGCTCATGGGTACGTGACGTGCTTGGAAAAAAATAGAAATCTGAGATCTTAACTAATCATGCATGCAAGTTAGATCTAATTCTCtattttctgatttaaaatatataaaataaatattaaaATTATTACCTCCTAAGAGGTAATATGACATTAGATTAACCGTCCACATTCACTTCAGTGCACCGTAGCAAAGCCCTACATAATAACAAAGCAATTTCCTGGCACCTTCTGGCATCACATCCCCACCGCAATTTAACTGAATGACTGATGCTTGCTGCAACCAGACAGTAACTCTGTTTTGCTATTGCTCTGTTTCGCCTGAGACCAGATCACCAGACACGAAGATGAGCTTTTGATTTCTTCCAATCAGGGGAACTCGATCTGCAGTTCCTGCAGTGGTAACTAGTAGCAACTAGCAGCAGTAATTTCTACAAACGGCACGGGAATTCACATTGGTGACATCTGGAACGAGAATTAGGCTAGTCGTCCTGGATGCAGAAGATTGTTGGCTTGACGGGCTCTGTGATCTCGACGGATCCCTCGAGCATCTTGGCCACCTTCCCCATGGACGGCCGCATCTCAGCGCGGTCCTGCAGGCACCACATGGCCGTCTTGACCATGCGCTCGACAGTGGCGACGCTGGCGACGTCGTCGTAGGAGGCGGCGATGCGCGGGTCCAGGATGTCGTCGATGCGCCGCTCCACGTACACCTTCTCGTACGCCCACTTGGGGAAGTACCAGTCCTCGCTGCCCACCGACTCCTGCCGGAACCCGTAGTTCCGGCGGCCGGAGACCACCTCCAGCAGCACCATGCCGAAGCTGTACACGTCGGCCTTGGCCGTGATGGGCTCGCGGTGGATCACCCACTCGGGGGCCATGTACCCGCGGGTGCCACGGATGCGGGACATGGTCACCTTGTCGCGCTTGCTCGTCAGCTTGGACAGACCGAAGTCGGACACCTTGGGGCAGAAGTCGTCCTCCAGCAGGATGTTCTCCGGCTTGATGTCGCAGTGGAGCACCCACTCCAGGCACTCCTCGTGGAGGTACGCGATGGCGCGGGCCACGCCCAGGGCGATGCGGTACCGGGTGTGGAGGTCAAGCAGCGGCGGCTGCTGCTTCTGctccgacgacgacggcgaggagtcATCGTCCTCTccgcctccgccaccaccgccgccgccggagacgAACAGGTACTTGTCCAGCGACCCGTTGGGCACGTACTCGTACACCAGCATCCGCTGCTCCCGGTCGGCGCAGAACCCCCACATGCGCACCAGGTTCAGGTGGTGCATCCGCGCGATGATGGTCACCTCCGCCCAGaactccgcctcgccgccgcccacgccgtgCAGCTGCTTCACCGCCACGGCGCGCCGGTCGGGGAGCTCGCCGCGGTACACCGTCCCGTACGCGCCGCGCCCGACAACGTCGGAGAAGTCCTTGGTCGCCGCCTTCAGCTCCGCGTACGAGAACCGCCGCGGCCCGCCGGCGGGCAGGTACTCCAGCCCCAGCGTGCGCGCCATCTCCCGGTACTGCGAGTACTTGCGCAGGAACGCCCAGAATGACAGCACCCCGGCCAGCAGCTCCACCGCGAACAGCGCCGTGATGATGGCCACGTTCCGGATCGTCGTCCGCGCCTGCTTCGGCGGCACCGGCAGCTTCAGCCGTACGGGGCACACTGTCTCGATCATGTCCGTCATCCCCGTGAACGGGTTGCTGTCGTTGTCCGACGACACCACCCGGAGGTACGTCGACATCTCCGTCGCCGGGGACCAGTACCCGTCCGCCAGCGCCGTGTACTGGAGGCACGTCCGGTCGCCGCCGAACTTGTACCCGAACGCCACGCACCTCGCGTTCTGCCGGCACATCTTCTCGCAGTCCACGAGGTTCTGCGGCGGCAGCTTCGTCATCAGGGGACCAGGGTCCGCCAGCGTGTTGGGCGCGCCCCCGGAGAAGGAGACGAAGTCCATCCGGACGAACTTGTCGTCGTTGCCCCTGCCGCTGTAGTTCTTCTTCGGCGCGCAGGGGCCTTCCAGGGTGGCGTTGCCGTACCCCGGCGGGCAGACGCAGCTGACGCTGTCGGCGCCGACGGGGACGCAAATCCtggcggcggggcaggtgccCCGGATGGTGCAGAGCTCCTGCACGAGCTGCCACACCACCTTCCAGCGCCGGGGCCTGGGCAGCAGGGTGTAGAGGCGCAGGTTGCCGTCGTCATCGAGCGTGAGCCGCCGCACCCGGTTGGTGGTGCCCTGGTCGGAGGCGATAAGCATCGGGGGGGTCCCGCCGCTGAGGATGAGCTTGCCGTCGTCGGTGAGGTTGAGCAGAGCGCTGCCGCTGCTGACGTTGGCGTACATCAGGCTGCCGAACTGCAGCGTGGCGGAGTTGACGAGCGTGTAGCGGCCGTTGGCGGAGTGGAGCGTCGTGGTGTTGCCTCCCGGGATGGCCTGCCCCGGCATGAGCGTGTCGGTGGGCTCGACGAAGCTCGACCAGGCCCCGCCGTAGAGCAGGCTCCCCGTGTCGTtgagcagcagcgccgccgcgctcgcGGAGGAATTGGGGACGGGCGAGAGCGACCAGACGGTGCCGTTCCCGGCGTCGGACCAGGACAGCCGGCCCGTCGCGTCGACGGCGAGCGCGGAGGCGCCGTCGGCCTCGTAGGCGGAGTTGTTCTTGAGACTGTGGGCGTACCAGATGACGGCCCGGTCAGTGGAGCTGGCGCCGACGACCCAGACGGCGAAGCGGTAGGTGCCCGAAGTAGAGGAGGCTGCCGGCACGAACCCGGCGGCGAAGTCCCCTCCCGGCGAGACGAGGGTGCGGTTGCTGTCGGTAGGGCGCCAGGCCGTGTCGTTGGCGGAGAAAGAGCGCATCTGTTGCGCGGCGGCGAGAGGcaggacgaggaggaagaggccaaggaggagaagggggaggggCGCCATGGCCGCGCGGGAGCCGCTGGGCTGGGTTAGCCGGAGAAGACGGATGCTCTCTCTCCCTGCCGCTGCGAATCGAGCAGCCAGGACCAGGAGTGActgctcctctcctcctcctcctctgccctCTGGTGTCGATTGGAAATCAATGGCGATTGCGAGACGAAAACAACGGGGGCTGCGGCGCCCGACCGACCGGGCGAGGCGCGCTAACATAAACTAATAAGATTTGCTCCAGGTCCATTGCACCGTCACATCATCCTGTGGAGAACGAAGCTGATTGCGAAGACCTACTGGCAGCGCAGTCCTAGTTTTGCGAAGACTTGTTCgatttctttctttccttccccCTTCCGGTGCTGTTCATGGCGTGCCCCGACTACCGAGCTGTAATCCCCATGTCACGTCATGTGGGCCCAGGATTGGGCCAGGAATGGATCGGATCGGACATTGGAGCCGGGGCCTGCCTGGCGCTGGTTGACTTGTCCACGCTCACTTTATTTATTCCAAAAAGACAACGAACAGAACTGTTGGGCCCACGGGCCACGGCGGCCGCGGGTGGGGAGGAAGACCGAAGACTTTGACTTGGATTTCCATTTCCATTTCCATTTCAGAGTTCAGTACTGTAGTTCACGATTGTCCATTTCTCACGAACCGGTTTGCAAATATTTATGTTGCTCTTCGACCAGGGCCCTGTTTAGATGCACCcaaaattccaactttttacactctctctccatcacatcaattttgggacatatgcatggagcagtaaatgtatgtaaaaaaataactaattgcacagtttaattgtacatcacgagacgaatcttttgaacctaattagtccatgattaaataaaatttgtcaaatacaaacgaaagcgctACAGTTCCACTGTTGTAAAAaaaatttgcaatctaaacaaggcctagGATTACTTGCACAAAACTGTGGGTTGTCCCGTTTGGAATTGGGTCAATTCTGATCTCATTATTCTTCTCAGCTTATCTTATATAATCAAATGGATTGCCATCTTGAGGGTAAAAAGGTGGTTGAATTAGCGCGTGTTTAGCATGGCTCTAACTCTAGAAAATTCGTGAAGTTTTTGAAGGTGCTCATACCTAGCTCCAGAAATTCTTGAAACTAGAGTTGTCAATAAATCAACGGTCTTTTACGAGTcattatacttttattttagatttaaaataaaattataaaatatAAGATCTTACTCAGAGCTAGAGCCATGCCAAATAGACTTTAGTGTGGGAAAAGGTCAATTTTACTATTCATGAATCCACTTAGGCCACTTAGCCCCATGAACAAAACTTTCATTTGGTTTACTCATATGAACCATCTTAATTGGTCCAGTGTGACCCAATATACGACGTGCCAATTCAGTTGACATAAGACATCATAAGTTATGTTATAAAAATTCAATAACAAATTTCATGACTATTTTTCGTACATAATGATAAGAAAATTTCTTGAGTTTCTTCTAACATAAGATATCATGTCCTTTTATCACCTTATAGATTTTGAAGGTGGAACTCAATTTGTTCGCTGAGAAATGAAAAGGGACAACTCTAGTTATGGGTAAATTGAACCAATTACAATTTATTTTTTGTGGGAGCAAAGGGTCAAACGAACAAAATGAAAAATAGATATTTTCCTCAGGTATTTAGTTGCCTGGACAATgattttcttttatttgaacaGGCAATAGAGGTATGCCCATTGTTTGCTTATGCATTTTGCCCACGTTACATCTGATTTTGGAGCCTTGGATCaatccaaaatggctcattatTTATCCGCTCGCAAGCAACGTCCCTTTTGTTTTTGAAGGAATTCGGGTGTTTTAAGTAAATTTTAACGTATGAATTGAAGTGTTGCACGAGTCTACTATTCTAGGGGAGTTTAACACATCGAGTTCTTTTCGTTGCACTACATTTATATAAATATGACACAACACAAATTGCTATAATTATAACATAACTGAAACTTCAAAATAAATTGATTGTAATCTTATGTGTCAATAAAAAATTGGGTGCTCAGAAGTAAGCACCTAGTCGTGTTTCCCTGATTACCTCCTATCCATGTATGCTACTCAGAAAGGAGAAGGGGAAAGAAAAAATCCGAATATCAAGAATTCCAAATTTACCCATAGCTAGAGTTAACATTCCAAAATTTCAGCGCCACTGATAATTTTTAACTAGAGTTTTTTTATCATAATTCTTAACTAGAGTTGTCCACAAAAGTTGACAAGTTGTCCCTAACTAGATGTAATtagggatggcaacgggtagGAAATACCCGCGTACCCGCGGATACCGTACCCGGTGGGCGCGGATACGGGTCTGGATCTGTGCTCGCAGGTACGGGCGTGGGTACAACTCTAAACCCACGGATATTTTCTAATGGGTATGAAAAAAATGATACCCGAACCCGTAAACCCGAATACccgctgacatgtgggtccaagtacccttatatatatacgaaatTAGGGTTTCGCTTCCCAGGCTCCCAGCGCCCAGCCGCCAGCCCCTCCGccggcccctccgccgcccaaggccccagcccCCAGCCGCCAGCCCCTCCGCCGGCCCCTCCGCCCCTACGccggcccctccgccgccccctccgccgcccctctcctcctcctccagccTGTGCGCCGCCTCGCTCGGGCTTGGCGCCGCCactctcccctccgccgccccttcgccggccccgccgccgcccctctcccctccccctcctccctgtgccgccgccgcccctctcccctccccctcctccctgtgcCACACTGCCGCCCAccgccctcttcctccccccccccccccccccccggctcgCCGCGGGGCAGATCCAGCTCCGCCCCCCACCTCGCGGGCACGCTAGGCAGGACGGCCCCCCACCCGGGCGACCGGAGGCGCTAGCCCCCCCCCCCTGCCGCGGATATATCCGCGGATATCCGTTACCCCGCGGGTAACGGATATGGATACGTTTTGCTATCCATTGCGGGTAACGGGTATGGGTTCGGGTATAGTTTTTAGGTCGCGGGTATGGATATCCAGAGGCAATATCCATGGATAgtttacccgttgccatctttagATGTAATGGTGTACCAGAAAGGCACTGTCGCACTGATAATTCGTAAGAAAGCAAGGCCCAAATCCATAACCATAGTGCCACAATTTCTTTTCTTGGCCCTGTATACAGGACTACAGAATGTACAGTATTATGGCCCAAGTCCACCTAAAATGGAAGAGGCCCATTTCAGATGCGGCTCGTCTCTAGGCCCTTGAGGTCCTTTCCTTTCTGGCCCAATCCAACACATAGATCCAATTATGCAATTACCTGCCCGATTCGCTTCGCTCCGAACCGAGAGGCCCAGACAGATGGGGAggcgtcgcggcggcggcggcggcggcggtggcggcggccgcggaggcgGAAGAGGGCGTGGGCGAGATGAGGAAGACGACCTCCATCTGCACAAGGCTGCGAGGTCTGGTGATTCGGCCGCGGCGGAGTCGCTGTGCGAGTCCAACCCTCTCGCCGTCAACTCAAGGGACCGCCTCTCCCGCACACCGTACGCATCCCTGTCCCTGCAAatcctccctttctctctccccTTCCCTCACCATCTGAGCAGAGAAGAGCCGAGTAGCCATGCCTTGTGTTATGGATACTTACTCTCTTTACTGAGAAGTAGTAGAGTGCATAATTATACTTGCTCGATAACCCTAACACAAGCCTGCGTATTGCGCTGCGGCTTCTTCTTATAGATAATTGGGTTCCTCATTAGTTTGTTTGGTCTTCTGTTGTTGCAGCTGACTTGCCATTGCTTTTTTCTTTCACGAAATCAGCTAGTCTATAACACTACAAAAATTCTGTTCATCCTGTGTTTTTCCCATTACATTAGCATGGCATGGCATGGCATATCATCTTATCCATCGAAGCTATTGCTATCACCCAATTTTGCTGCTAATTAATGGTAACATAGGCCACtatattttttttctctttgcTAATTGTTATTTCTAGATCTAGTTACAAAACAAGCTGTATGTCTACTGTTGCGCATAACCCCAAGATTTCGCTAGCTTGCATATGAGTTGAGTGTTTTCATCAATTCCAACTCAGGACCAATTAGAATGCCTGAAAATTTGCAGGCATGGGTTAAATTCTCCGATATAAAAACTGGGCCTCAGTGAGACCCTAAGGCCGATGGCCTGGTGTCGGGCAGCTCTTTAGCATTCCTGCCTGCACCCAGATTTCAAGTCCTAAGAGGCTAAGACCAACTCTGGGGGGCAAAACTGATTCAATGGAACTTGGGAGTATCATTCGTTATTACTGCATTTATAATtcgttttttttttgggggcgggggggggggggggggggctgatTTCACCACATCATGATTTGTATTTGGATGCTGGAACATTtttcatctctctctctctctctccccctctctccccccttCCTATCATATCAAGGCATCCAGCCAATGCATCTGTTTATCCCCCTGCAAGAGTGATCTGGCAGTCTGGCACAATTAAAATGTTGTCTTGCTTCAGTGAATCATATTTACATACAGAGTTGTACATGCTGACCGATGCTGTGCTTTGCCATACTGTACCATACCATCGTATTTATTTATTTGCCCCATTTTTTGCAGCATGTAATCTGATAGTTATCTTTTACCATGGGGGATCCACGCCTTGCCAAGCTTTGATAACCTTTTCCTTCTGAAAATAGCCTGCAATAAACCCTTTTACTTACTAGCTGTTGTAGTTCCTGAACTTTGTTGCTAATTCAGCGTAACAAGCCGTTGTGTTATCTCAAGGCTTCACGTTTTGGCAAGGGATTagacacaattatatgcaataTACGAACATTCTGTTAGCATCAATGCGAGTATTCCTCATTTTAGCTTTCTTGGTGTATCATTCTTGCTGAATTGTCTGTGCACCATAGAGGCAGAGTAGTTTCTCATGGACAGGATATGTTGTTGCTGTATTAGTATTCTGTATCGATTTTCTCTGTCAATTTTACTATCTCCTTGACACAATTTATTTCTTCATTCAGACTCCACTTGGCTGCATGGGCTGGGCATGTTGAGGTT from Panicum hallii strain FIL2 chromosome 9, PHallii_v3.1, whole genome shotgun sequence includes:
- the LOC112876828 gene encoding G-type lectin S-receptor-like serine/threonine-protein kinase SD2-2; this translates as MLARLARSVGRRSPRCFRLAIAIDFQSTPEGRGGGGEEQSLLVLAARFAAAGRESIRLLRLTQPSGSRAAMAPLPLLLLGLFLLVLPLAAAQQMRSFSANDTAWRPTDSNRTLVSPGGDFAAGFVPAASSTSGTYRFAVWVVGASSTDRAVIWYAHSLKNNSAYEADGASALAVDATGRLSWSDAGNGTVWSLSPVPNSSASAAALLLNDTGSLLYGGAWSSFVEPTDTLMPGQAIPGGNTTTLHSANGRYTLVNSATLQFGSLMYANVSSGSALLNLTDDGKLILSGGTPPMLIASDQGTTNRVRRLTLDDDGNLRLYTLLPRPRRWKVVWQLVQELCTIRGTCPAARICVPVGADSVSCVCPPGYGNATLEGPCAPKKNYSGRGNDDKFVRMDFVSFSGGAPNTLADPGPLMTKLPPQNLVDCEKMCRQNARCVAFGYKFGGDRTCLQYTALADGYWSPATEMSTYLRVVSSDNDSNPFTGMTDMIETVCPVRLKLPVPPKQARTTIRNVAIITALFAVELLAGVLSFWAFLRKYSQYREMARTLGLEYLPAGGPRRFSYAELKAATKDFSDVVGRGAYGTVYRGELPDRRAVAVKQLHGVGGGEAEFWAEVTIIARMHHLNLVRMWGFCADREQRMLVYEYVPNGSLDKYLFVSGGGGGGGGGEDDDSSPSSSEQKQQPPLLDLHTRYRIALGVARAIAYLHEECLEWVLHCDIKPENILLEDDFCPKVSDFGLSKLTSKRDKVTMSRIRGTRGYMAPEWVIHREPITAKADVYSFGMVLLEVVSGRRNYGFRQESVGSEDWYFPKWAYEKVYVERRIDDILDPRIAASYDDVASVATVERMVKTAMWCLQDRAEMRPSMGKVAKMLEGSVEITEPVKPTIFCIQDD